The Deltaproteobacteria bacterium genome includes the window GACCGCCTGTTGACGTGCGCTTGAATCCGCTGCGGTCGATAATCCGGTTCGGTTCAGGCGTATCCAGATTTTCAAAACGCGCCTGGCCATATCGGGCAAGGTAGCCCAACACCAGCTTGACGGCCTGGCCATGCTCCATATCGCCGGTCGTGCCCCTGGCCTGCAACCAATCGTCGAGACACCGCTTGACCATCTGCATGGCGTGGCCCGGCGTCCAGGGCGTGACTTCCAAGGCAGTGGCCAGTTCACCAGCCACGGCCATAAGCGCAAAACGGCGGACACATCGCACCACCTGCCCACTGGCCCCTTCGGGCGTCCATGCCTTTGTGATGGCGTCCAGGTCCGTGGCAATGGTCAGATCCTGCTCACGGTCAATCAGGTTCTGAACAAATGCCCGGCCCGCGTGACCATGATGCTCTGATACTGCGTCCGTGATAACCTGCGAGAACTCCGCCCCGGTAGCATGACCATGAAGGTCTTCCCAGCATCCCAGCCCGGCCCCAGCATCCGCTGGCAATTCAAGCAGGCGGACACCGTGACCGGCTCGGCACTGCTGACCTTCTGCCTTCAGCTTGTCTTCCACTCGGATTTCCCCGGTGGAAAAAACCGCGCACCGCCACTTCCGCACCCGTCGAGCACTGCCGTCTTGATGCGCCCGTGCCCGGCCTGCTCCATTCCCCAGCATGTAAACCACTTCGCTCATGGATCGGCCTGGGGCTTCGCTCATTTCGTCCAGGGCGTAGAAAGTATCGTTGTGGATCTCCAACGCGCCTTCCAGCCCGTTCTTGGTCGCGTTCCAACTGGCCTTGGCATCGGGTCCACCCCAGACTGATAATCCGGCAAGCAGACAGGTGCTCTTGCCCGTGGACGACGTGCCAAACATATTCACGCCACCAGGCCCCATGCCCGCCTTGGCGAGTAGCGGCCCGGAAAGGGCCAGGCATACGGCCAGGGTCAAGCGGCTGTTGCCGACACTCCACTTGCCTATCGTGTCCTGCCAACCGGCCAGGCCCCCGGCCTGCTGATACGGATTCGCACTCATGGCGGATTGCATGACAATCGGCTCGGCACCGGGAAGCCCATAGACGTGATCCGGCAACACAAACCGGCCATGATGCCAGCCAACCGACGAAACGCACCGCACCCGCTCCGGCGGATTCGACTTGGAGAAAAACGCGGCCAGCCAAGCCCGCTGTTTCTGTCCCGGTTCCGGTATCCAGCCCCCGCGCACCAATTCCGCCACCCAGCCCCCGGCCCGATCGAAAAGCAGGCTGGCAGGCATGGCCCATTCATGGACAACACCATCAGGATCTCGCCACCGGAGTAATTGCCCCCACTCCCTGCTGTCAGTATTCCGCGTCCAGCCCAACACTTCTATGACCGGCCCTAGGCGGTAGGGCACTGGTTCCTTGTCAGGATTAGAATCGTCGAGATAATGTAGCCCGGCGGCGTTGACGAAATAGCCCTTGGGCATCGCTGCCCCACTTTTTGGGCCTGCTGCCCCACTTGCCCCACTTCCGTTTTCAGTAGTGGGGCAGGGCTTAACCCCCGGCCCGCTTGGGCTGGCCCCATCTGCCCCACCTGCCCCACCTTTTTTTAACGGTTGTAAAGATTTTGTGATAAATTCCCGCACCGCGTCCGGCCCCATAGCGACGTGAAGATCATTGAAGTCTGTTTGCCCTGACTCCCGATCCTGGCCAAAGTCCGGCACTGCCACATAACCATCCACGGCGGCGGCGGCGTCAATCGCGTGCTGATCAGGTTCGCCGGTCTGCTTATCCAG containing:
- a CDS encoding DUF927 domain-containing protein, with protein sequence MQSIMVVTAGPPHRWRCLFRSIPTGWNKPEPWQMGTTRSGAGYENEKAPRGATAGHRNGACETWRFLGSIFHDVGNQSSGSLAHAGRDRGRGGVAMTYIPRQDDGPAAMERAADALEYIDAHDRENWLRMGMALKSEFNDAGFSIWDDWSRSAENYSQNDAMIVWRGIKSGGGVGIGSLFHLARENGWRDDVTYTAATMTPEQIEQRRQARMQATAQAEAEIQQEQAQAAKWAATIWQQAQPVQSNPYLERKQVSPTSTLRQIDVAIVNEFIGYRLKSKGEELEGDVLVVPMRKAGSTGLCSLEFIDGTGRKTALAGRGTKSGAYWATERLDSPAILLAGEGVATVLSASQDAQLPGVAALSCGNLKSVAVAMREQYPNAKIIMLADLDKQTGEPDQHAIDAAAAVDGYVAVPDFGQDRESGQTDFNDLHVAMGPDAVREFITKSLQPLKKGGAGGADGASPSGPGVKPCPTTENGSGASGAAGPKSGAAMPKGYFVNAAGLHYLDDSNPDKEPVPYRLGPVIEVLGWTRNTDSREWGQLLRWRDPDGVVHEWAMPASLLFDRAGGWVAELVRGGWIPEPGQKQRAWLAAFFSKSNPPERVRCVSSVGWHHGRFVLPDHVYGLPGAEPIVMQSAMSANPYQQAGGLAGWQDTIGKWSVGNSRLTLAVCLALSGPLLAKAGMGPGGVNMFGTSSTGKSTCLLAGLSVWGGPDAKASWNATKNGLEGALEIHNDTFYALDEMSEAPGRSMSEVVYMLGNGAGRARAHQDGSARRVRKWRCAVFSTGEIRVEDKLKAEGQQCRAGHGVRLLELPADAGAGLGCWEDLHGHATGAEFSQVITDAVSEHHGHAGRAFVQNLIDREQDLTIATDLDAITKAWTPEGASGQVVRCVRRFALMAVAGELATALEVTPWTPGHAMQMVKRCLDDWLQARGTTGDMEHGQAVKLVLGYLARYGQARFENLDTPEPNRIIDRSGFKRTSTGGRVQFVFLPDQLAAVVPGLNITQAVKSLDKAGLLRRNDKHLSQKITLPELGRCRCYVIEPPDLEGGDVC